Proteins from a single region of Apium graveolens cultivar Ventura chromosome 7, ASM990537v1, whole genome shotgun sequence:
- the LOC141674509 gene encoding uncharacterized protein LOC141674509, whose protein sequence is MAKMPPTPGQKVFMLAMTYYFSKWIEAEAFKQVTSKEVISFIKRNILCKFSVSSEIICDNGSQFISDKTEALYKRGNINLIKSTPMYPQANGQAESNNKIIINNLKKRLTSCKGKWAEELPWVLWSDMTTPKTSTRQTPYKLVYDTEAILSTEVMMPTARYGLLTTDMNNTELAHDKDTMDELREKAKNFLASYQQRVANTYKKLVHIRTFRVGDMVLRKTFQNTVDVMAGKYADTWKGSYFIDAVTGRGTYRLSSMDDT, encoded by the coding sequence ATGGCGAAAATGCCACCTACACCCGGCCAGAAAGTGTTCATGTTGGCCATGACATATTACTTCTCAAAATGGATCGAAGCGGAGGCATTTAAGCAAGTGACATCAAAGGAAGTGATATCATTCATTAAAAGGAATATTCTGTGCAAGTTTAGTGTGTCATCCGAAATCATTTGCGATAACGGATCACAATTCATAAGCGACAAGACAGAAGCACTTTATAAACGCGGGAACATCAACTTGATTAAGTCAACACCAATGTATCCCCAAGCCAACGGACAAGCTGAGTCAAACAACAAGATTATAATCAATAATCTTAAGAAAAGGCTGACGTCATGTAAAGGGAAATGGGCTGAAGAATTACCATGGGTATTGTGGTCAGACATGACAACTCCTAAGACGTCGACAAGACAGACGCCATACAAACTAGTCTATGACACTGAAGCTATCTTATCAACTGAAGTCATGATGCCAACAGCCAGGTACGGACTCTTGACGACCGACATGAATAACACAGAATTGGCACATGACAAGGACACTATGGACGAACTGCGAGAAAAAGCTAAAAATTTTTTAGCTTCTTATCAACAAAGGGTGGCTAACACCTACAAAAAACTTGTTCACATAAGGACTTTCCGCGTTGGTGACATGGTCTTAAGGAAGACGTTCCAAAACACTGTGGATGTGATGGCAGGGAAGTATGCTGATACATGGAAAGGCTCTTACTTTATCGATGCTGTCACTGGACGTGGAACTTATCGACTGTCAAGCATGGATGACACATAA
- the LOC141671006 gene encoding carotenoid 9,10(9',10')-cleavage dioxygenase 1-like isoform X1 — protein sequence MHCPIYLYMFMYIHEGHLRERMAICSAKFRTKLSAEKPSGTFDRIMTTMISSFKQPFPLLNKFQHNPMRIDVHKIWKNSSMKILDAIVDTMFKFEDQPYLENQGNFAPVEEIGDKILLNDVQGAFPCEFPEGTYVRIGPNPLFGGLKSAISGLGRSSHIWVEGEGMIHAIYFEKDNSDAICRIYYNNKHVQTETFKMESGKNKPCFIPTVEGDSAAVLSAYLLNMLRFGKVNKIISNTNVFEHSGRYYSIAESDMPQEIDLQTLDTLGEWDIGGTWNRPFTSHPKKAPGTGDLVFMGFDAVKPFLKLGIISADGMKLVHKVDVNYRRSSLTHDIGVTERYNVLLDFPLTVDINRLIRGGSLIRYNDQEYARIGVMPRYGDAESVQWFDVQPCSAFHIVNCFEDGNEVVMWACRALGSVIPGPDLGLNKFEYFSNGFKKLERNVDGEISQGLLFSRCYEWRMNLITGDVKEKSLTGTEYSMDFPMINENFTGIRNKFAYAQVVNTEASSASGMGKYGGLAKLYFEEKDEELLKIEYHAFPENTFCSGAAFVSRIKDCEEDDGWIVTYVHNEDTNVSQVYIIDAKKFSEKPVAVITIPSRVPYGFHGSFMRKGTA from the exons ATGCATTGtcctatatatttatatatgtttatGTATATACATGAAGGCCATTTGAGAGAGAGGATGGCTATTTGCTCTGCAAAATTTCGAACTAAGTTGTCTGCAGAGAAGCCTTCCGGTACATTCGACCGAATAATGACTACGATGATATCTTCCTTCAAG CAGCCATTCCCATTACTAAACAAGTTTCAGCATAATCCCATGAGAATTGATGTTCATAAAATATGGAAGAACTCTTCAATGAAAATATTAGATGCCATCGTCGACACAATGTTCAAATTTGAAGACCAGCCATATTTGGAAAATCAG GGCAATTTTGCTCCGGTTGAAGAGATAGGCGATAAAATTCTTTTAAATGACGTCCAAGGGGCATTTCCTTGTGAATTTCCGGAGGGTACTTACGTAAGAATTG GTCCAAATCCTCTATTTGGTGGATTAAAATCTGCAATATCAGGTCTTGGAAGATCAAGTCACATATGGGTAGAAGGAGAAGGAATGATTCATGCGATCTATTTTGAAAAAGATAATTCTGATGCGATATGTAGAATCTACTACAACAATAAACATGTTCAAACTGAGACATTCAAAATGGAGAGCGGAAAGAACAAGCCCTGTTTTATTCCAACAGTCGAAGGTGATTCTGCAGCTGTTTTGTCTGCGTACCTCCTGAATATG TTAAGGTTTGGAAAAGTAAACAAGATCATTAGCAATACCAACGTTTTCGAGCACTCGGGGAGGTATTATTCAATTGCTGAAAGTGACATGCCTCAGGAAATAGATCTTCAAACACTTGATACATTAGGTGAATGGGATATTGGAGGAACTTGGAACAGACCCTTTACCAGCCACCCAAAG AAAGCTCCAGGTACAGGGGATCTAGTTTTTATGGGATTTGATGCAGTAAAACCTTTTCTTAAACTCGGTATAATTTCAG CTGATGGCATGAAACTGGTTCACAAAGTGGATGTTAATTATAGGAGGTCTAGCCTTACCCATGATATAGGAGTTACGGAGAG GTACAATGTTTTACTGGACTTTCCATTGACGGTAGATATAAATCGACTCATCCGAGGAGGCTC ATTAATAAGGTACAATGATCAAGAATATGCAAGGATCGGAGTGATGCCACGATATGGCGATGCAGAATCTGTTCAGTGGTTTGATGTGCAACCATGTAGTGCATTTCATATCGTCAATTGCTTTGAAGATGGTAATGAG GTAGTAATGTGGGCCTGTAGAGCTTTGGGATCAGTGATACCAGGACCAGATCTAGGGCTAAATAAATTTGAGTACTTCTCCAATGGTTTTAAGAAGCTAGAAAGAAATGTTGATGGTGAAATATCACAGGGATTATTATTCTCTCGCTGTTATGAATGGAGAATGAACTTGATAACAGGGGATGTGAAGGAGAAGAGTTTAACCGGAACAGAATATTCCATGGACTTTCCTATGATTAACGAAAATTTTACTGGAATCAGAAACAAGTTTGCATATGCACAAGTTGTTAATACAGAAGCAAGCTCTGCATCTG GCATGGGAAAGTACGGAGGGCTGGCCAAGCTTTATTTTGAGGAAAAAGATGAAGAGTTACTAAAGATAGAATATCATGCCTTTCCCGAGAATACATTCTGCTCAGGGGCAGCATTTGTCTCTAGGATCAAAGACTGCGAAGAAGATGATGGATGGATAGTCACATATGTACATAATGAGGATACTAATGTATCGCAG GTGTATATAATTGATGCCAAGAAATTTTCAGAGAAGCCAGTTGCCGTGATTACGATACCAAGCAGAGTTCCATATGGTTTTCATGGAAGTTTTATGAGAAAAGGAACTGCATAA
- the LOC141671382 gene encoding tocopherol cyclase, chloroplastic isoform X2, whose product MNICCALSNTNTSSHLISPNKLFNSSPRRLNYQNHSQFIRTTIKSVSKIETDVTQPQPQIKPSVNPIYTPTPTNRHLRTPHSGYHFDGSSRKFFEGWYFKVAIPDCRQSFCFMYAVHNPLFRKKLSALEEAQYGPRWTGVAAQILGADDKLIVQSSEESQNFWGSRHELMLGNTFVARDNSKSPNKETPPQEFNERVLEGFQVTPFWHQGSISDDGRNNFAEVVKTARWEYSTRPVYGWGDVGSKQKATAGWLAAFPVFEPHWQICMAGGWIEWDGERFEFENAPSYSEKNWGGAFPRKWFWVQCNVFEGATGEVALTAGGGLRQLPGLSENFENAALIGVHYEGVFYEFVPWNGVVEWEISPWGCWQISAENKTHKIELEAKTQHPGTPLRAPTTESGFAPACKDTCWGDLRLKMWERRVDGSKGKLILDTTSNMAAVEVGGGPWFNSWKGRTYTPEVLNRALNVGVDVEGLFNFIPFLKPPGL is encoded by the exons ATGAACATCTGCTGTGCTCTCTCTAACACCAACACTTCTTCTCATCTTATATCTCCCAATAAGCTTTTCAACTCTTCTCCCAGACGTTTAAATTATCAAAATCACTCTCAATTTATCCGCACTACAATCAAATCAGTGTCGAAAATCGAGACGGATGTAACACAACCACAACCACAAATTAAACCCTCAGTAAATCCTATTTACACACCTACGCCTACTAATCGTCATCTTCGCACTCCTCACAGCGG GTATCATTTTGACGGAAGTAGTAGGAAATTCTTTGAAGGTTGGTACTTTAAGGTCGCAATACCGGATTGTAGGCAGAGTTTTTGTTTTATGTATGCTGTTCACAATCCTTTGTTTCGCAAAAAATTGAGTGCACTGGAGGAGGCTCAATATGGACCTCGGTGGACTGGAGTTGCGGCCCAAATTCTCGGTGCTGATGACAAGCTTATTGTCCAATCATCTGAAGAATCTCAAAACTTTTGGGGAA GTAGGCATGAGTTGATGCTCGGAAATACTTTTGTGGCAAGAGATAACTCGAAGTCTCCAAATAAGGAAACACCTCCTCAG GAGTTCAATGAAAGAGTTTTGGAAGGATTCCAAGTTACACCATTTTGGCACCAAGGTTCGATTTCTGATGATGGAAG GAATAATTTTGCTGAAGTTGTAAAAACTGCACGTTGGGAGTACAGTACTCGTCCCGTCTATGGTTGGGGTGATGTTGGATCTAAACAGAAAGCAACTGCAGGATGGCTTGCTGCATTTCCCGTGTTTGAACCTCATTGGCAGATATGCATGGCCGGAG GTTGGATAGAGTGGGATGGTGAAAGATTTGAATTCGAAAATGCTCCCTCATACTCTGAAAAGAACTGGGGAGGAGCCTTTCCAAGAAAATGGTTCTGG GTTCAGTGTAATGTCTTCGAAGGCGCTACAGGCGAAGTTGCACTAACAGCAGGCGGTGGATTGAGGCAATTGCCTGGATTGAGTGAGAACTTTGAGAATGCTGCCTTG ATTGGGGTACATTATGAAGGAGTGTTTTATGAATTTGTACCATGGAATGGAGTAGTTGAGTGGGAAATTTCTCCATGGGGTTGTTGGCAAATCTCTGCAGAGAACAAAACCCACAAG ATAGAGTTGGAGGCTAAAACTCAGCATCCAGGTACTCCACTCCGTGCTCCAACTACAGAATCTGGTTTCGCTCCTGCTTGTAAAGATACGTGCTGGGGTGACTTAAGACTGAAAATGTGGGAACGGAGAGTTGATGGCAGTAAAGGGAAG CTTATTTTGGATACGACTAGCAACATGGCAGCAGTAGAAGTTGGAGGAGGTCCATGGTTCAATAGCTGGAAAGGCAGGACATATACTCCAGAAGTTCTTAATCGTGCTCTTAATGTTGGTGTTGATGTTGAGGGGTTATTCAATTTCATTCCCTTCCTCAAGCCCCCTGGTTTATAG
- the LOC141671006 gene encoding carotenoid 9,10(9',10')-cleavage dioxygenase 1-like isoform X2 gives MHCPIYLYMFMYIHEGHLRERMAICSAKFRTKLSAEKPSGTFDRIMTTMISSFKPFPLLNKFQHNPMRIDVHKIWKNSSMKILDAIVDTMFKFEDQPYLENQGNFAPVEEIGDKILLNDVQGAFPCEFPEGTYVRIGPNPLFGGLKSAISGLGRSSHIWVEGEGMIHAIYFEKDNSDAICRIYYNNKHVQTETFKMESGKNKPCFIPTVEGDSAAVLSAYLLNMLRFGKVNKIISNTNVFEHSGRYYSIAESDMPQEIDLQTLDTLGEWDIGGTWNRPFTSHPKKAPGTGDLVFMGFDAVKPFLKLGIISADGMKLVHKVDVNYRRSSLTHDIGVTERYNVLLDFPLTVDINRLIRGGSLIRYNDQEYARIGVMPRYGDAESVQWFDVQPCSAFHIVNCFEDGNEVVMWACRALGSVIPGPDLGLNKFEYFSNGFKKLERNVDGEISQGLLFSRCYEWRMNLITGDVKEKSLTGTEYSMDFPMINENFTGIRNKFAYAQVVNTEASSASGMGKYGGLAKLYFEEKDEELLKIEYHAFPENTFCSGAAFVSRIKDCEEDDGWIVTYVHNEDTNVSQVYIIDAKKFSEKPVAVITIPSRVPYGFHGSFMRKGTA, from the exons ATGCATTGtcctatatatttatatatgtttatGTATATACATGAAGGCCATTTGAGAGAGAGGATGGCTATTTGCTCTGCAAAATTTCGAACTAAGTTGTCTGCAGAGAAGCCTTCCGGTACATTCGACCGAATAATGACTACGATGATATCTTCCTTCAAG CCATTCCCATTACTAAACAAGTTTCAGCATAATCCCATGAGAATTGATGTTCATAAAATATGGAAGAACTCTTCAATGAAAATATTAGATGCCATCGTCGACACAATGTTCAAATTTGAAGACCAGCCATATTTGGAAAATCAG GGCAATTTTGCTCCGGTTGAAGAGATAGGCGATAAAATTCTTTTAAATGACGTCCAAGGGGCATTTCCTTGTGAATTTCCGGAGGGTACTTACGTAAGAATTG GTCCAAATCCTCTATTTGGTGGATTAAAATCTGCAATATCAGGTCTTGGAAGATCAAGTCACATATGGGTAGAAGGAGAAGGAATGATTCATGCGATCTATTTTGAAAAAGATAATTCTGATGCGATATGTAGAATCTACTACAACAATAAACATGTTCAAACTGAGACATTCAAAATGGAGAGCGGAAAGAACAAGCCCTGTTTTATTCCAACAGTCGAAGGTGATTCTGCAGCTGTTTTGTCTGCGTACCTCCTGAATATG TTAAGGTTTGGAAAAGTAAACAAGATCATTAGCAATACCAACGTTTTCGAGCACTCGGGGAGGTATTATTCAATTGCTGAAAGTGACATGCCTCAGGAAATAGATCTTCAAACACTTGATACATTAGGTGAATGGGATATTGGAGGAACTTGGAACAGACCCTTTACCAGCCACCCAAAG AAAGCTCCAGGTACAGGGGATCTAGTTTTTATGGGATTTGATGCAGTAAAACCTTTTCTTAAACTCGGTATAATTTCAG CTGATGGCATGAAACTGGTTCACAAAGTGGATGTTAATTATAGGAGGTCTAGCCTTACCCATGATATAGGAGTTACGGAGAG GTACAATGTTTTACTGGACTTTCCATTGACGGTAGATATAAATCGACTCATCCGAGGAGGCTC ATTAATAAGGTACAATGATCAAGAATATGCAAGGATCGGAGTGATGCCACGATATGGCGATGCAGAATCTGTTCAGTGGTTTGATGTGCAACCATGTAGTGCATTTCATATCGTCAATTGCTTTGAAGATGGTAATGAG GTAGTAATGTGGGCCTGTAGAGCTTTGGGATCAGTGATACCAGGACCAGATCTAGGGCTAAATAAATTTGAGTACTTCTCCAATGGTTTTAAGAAGCTAGAAAGAAATGTTGATGGTGAAATATCACAGGGATTATTATTCTCTCGCTGTTATGAATGGAGAATGAACTTGATAACAGGGGATGTGAAGGAGAAGAGTTTAACCGGAACAGAATATTCCATGGACTTTCCTATGATTAACGAAAATTTTACTGGAATCAGAAACAAGTTTGCATATGCACAAGTTGTTAATACAGAAGCAAGCTCTGCATCTG GCATGGGAAAGTACGGAGGGCTGGCCAAGCTTTATTTTGAGGAAAAAGATGAAGAGTTACTAAAGATAGAATATCATGCCTTTCCCGAGAATACATTCTGCTCAGGGGCAGCATTTGTCTCTAGGATCAAAGACTGCGAAGAAGATGATGGATGGATAGTCACATATGTACATAATGAGGATACTAATGTATCGCAG GTGTATATAATTGATGCCAAGAAATTTTCAGAGAAGCCAGTTGCCGTGATTACGATACCAAGCAGAGTTCCATATGGTTTTCATGGAAGTTTTATGAGAAAAGGAACTGCATAA
- the LOC141671382 gene encoding tocopherol cyclase, chloroplastic isoform X1 codes for MNICCALSNTNTSSHLISPNKLFNSSPRRLNYQNHSQFIRTTIKSVSKIETDVTQPQPQIKPSVNPIYTPTPTNRHLRTPHSGYHFDGSSRKFFEGWYFKVAIPDCRQSFCFMYAVHNPLFRKKLSALEEAQYGPRWTGVAAQILGADDKLIVQSSEESQNFWGSRHELMLGNTFVARDNSKSPNKETPPQEFNERVLEGFQVTPFWHQGSISDDGRNNFAEVVKTARWEYSTRPVYGWGDVGSKQKATAGWLAAFPVFEPHWQICMAGGLSTGWIEWDGERFEFENAPSYSEKNWGGAFPRKWFWVQCNVFEGATGEVALTAGGGLRQLPGLSENFENAALIGVHYEGVFYEFVPWNGVVEWEISPWGCWQISAENKTHKIELEAKTQHPGTPLRAPTTESGFAPACKDTCWGDLRLKMWERRVDGSKGKLILDTTSNMAAVEVGGGPWFNSWKGRTYTPEVLNRALNVGVDVEGLFNFIPFLKPPGL; via the exons ATGAACATCTGCTGTGCTCTCTCTAACACCAACACTTCTTCTCATCTTATATCTCCCAATAAGCTTTTCAACTCTTCTCCCAGACGTTTAAATTATCAAAATCACTCTCAATTTATCCGCACTACAATCAAATCAGTGTCGAAAATCGAGACGGATGTAACACAACCACAACCACAAATTAAACCCTCAGTAAATCCTATTTACACACCTACGCCTACTAATCGTCATCTTCGCACTCCTCACAGCGG GTATCATTTTGACGGAAGTAGTAGGAAATTCTTTGAAGGTTGGTACTTTAAGGTCGCAATACCGGATTGTAGGCAGAGTTTTTGTTTTATGTATGCTGTTCACAATCCTTTGTTTCGCAAAAAATTGAGTGCACTGGAGGAGGCTCAATATGGACCTCGGTGGACTGGAGTTGCGGCCCAAATTCTCGGTGCTGATGACAAGCTTATTGTCCAATCATCTGAAGAATCTCAAAACTTTTGGGGAA GTAGGCATGAGTTGATGCTCGGAAATACTTTTGTGGCAAGAGATAACTCGAAGTCTCCAAATAAGGAAACACCTCCTCAG GAGTTCAATGAAAGAGTTTTGGAAGGATTCCAAGTTACACCATTTTGGCACCAAGGTTCGATTTCTGATGATGGAAG GAATAATTTTGCTGAAGTTGTAAAAACTGCACGTTGGGAGTACAGTACTCGTCCCGTCTATGGTTGGGGTGATGTTGGATCTAAACAGAAAGCAACTGCAGGATGGCTTGCTGCATTTCCCGTGTTTGAACCTCATTGGCAGATATGCATGGCCGGAGGTCTCTCGACAG GTTGGATAGAGTGGGATGGTGAAAGATTTGAATTCGAAAATGCTCCCTCATACTCTGAAAAGAACTGGGGAGGAGCCTTTCCAAGAAAATGGTTCTGG GTTCAGTGTAATGTCTTCGAAGGCGCTACAGGCGAAGTTGCACTAACAGCAGGCGGTGGATTGAGGCAATTGCCTGGATTGAGTGAGAACTTTGAGAATGCTGCCTTG ATTGGGGTACATTATGAAGGAGTGTTTTATGAATTTGTACCATGGAATGGAGTAGTTGAGTGGGAAATTTCTCCATGGGGTTGTTGGCAAATCTCTGCAGAGAACAAAACCCACAAG ATAGAGTTGGAGGCTAAAACTCAGCATCCAGGTACTCCACTCCGTGCTCCAACTACAGAATCTGGTTTCGCTCCTGCTTGTAAAGATACGTGCTGGGGTGACTTAAGACTGAAAATGTGGGAACGGAGAGTTGATGGCAGTAAAGGGAAG CTTATTTTGGATACGACTAGCAACATGGCAGCAGTAGAAGTTGGAGGAGGTCCATGGTTCAATAGCTGGAAAGGCAGGACATATACTCCAGAAGTTCTTAATCGTGCTCTTAATGTTGGTGTTGATGTTGAGGGGTTATTCAATTTCATTCCCTTCCTCAAGCCCCCTGGTTTATAG